The Prunus dulcis chromosome 5, ALMONDv2, whole genome shotgun sequence genomic sequence ACAATGTATCAAATCTATGGTTAGAACTCATCTTTGAAAACCGGTTTATAAAAATGGgagtttataattttaaatactaatttttCACCCTCAAGACCAGAGTTCGAATCCCGTCTTCCcatttcatctttcttttaaaaagaaaaagaaatcggATTATTAAGAAAGATAATCATAAATAATCATAGGGGTTAAAATTCACAATTCAAGACATGGTAGATTTGACCCTTGGGACCCTTCATAAGCTGCAGCCTAAATGACGAGGTTAATCATAGCTCTTCTTGTGATTAAACGTATTAagaggtttttgtttttacttggTGGATTTAAAAGCCAAAGTCCAAAGTGGCCTGTCTGATCTTCTTTTCAAAGTTGGGCAACAACTGTTCTCTGTGCATATAATTTTCAATGGTCGCCCTCAAAGAAATGATGATAGATTATCATGTAGATCATGGACTAGTTACACCATTTGCTCAAATCTTTCATCTTAGGATCTCTTTTTAACCAAAGACAATTCCTCAGAGTTTCTATTGCTAAGGTTGGTGCACCCATTTCTGCATTGGACTGTCATAATTTCCGAAGGCACAACCACCCCACCACCCCCCCACTATGAACACAATAAAGTAGACAAGAAATGAGAGCAACACCCACTAAACATTGTGCACAAAGTTTAAATTTAACCGtactaaattaattttttgggaCAAACCCATTCATAGCGGATTGAATTCTAGACTCATTAAGTGATCTCAGCATGACCTAATTCCATCAACTCTACCTGGCTcaatttttacataaaaaaagGCTATCTATTATTACCCCCTAAAGTCAAAATTCATTGAACAAGAAGACTTCCAAAACCAtcaccaaaaagaaatatgattTATAATCATGATGTTTACATATAAATGCTTATGGAATTACCGTTCAAATCTCCATTCAAAACAATCAAAACTTTCTGAAGACTACTTAACTTCACAACAAGTGCAGCTAGAAACATCGAATGAACAAGACATCATTCCCACTCAATTGTGGAGGGAGGCTTCGACGTAATGTCTTGAACTACTCGGTTTACACCCCGTACGCTATTGCAGATCTTTCGTGatacatcatcaaggaacttATGTTCGAAATAGTACCTGAAATTTTCAAAGTGGCGCCACATTATCAAGGAGCTTATGGCATCAACAAGTGATGTTAACATGCCTAACTACTTAGCATATACCCAACAACCAACATAAAggtaatagaaaataaataacagaATATGCAGCACAGATGAAGGCATACCAATCAGCTGTCATCCCATCTTGACTTGTAACAGCTCTGAGAGCAACAACATGAGAATGTGTTCTTTGATCACCCTGAACCCCAACTGATCTTACAGGCAAAAACACCGCAAAAGCTTGCCAGATTTCATCATACAACCCAGCATCTTTGATTGATTGTATGAATATCTCATCAacctgaaaagaaaaaataaataaaaacgtGACATACAAATATTAGAAAACCAAGATGGTCAAGACTTCAACTCATggataaaaacaaatttacctGGCGGAGGACATCCAAGGCATTGCCTGTAGTCACATCACCCAAGACTCGTACTGCAAGGCCGGGCCCAGGAAATGGATGGCGCTTTAGAAATCCCTGGGGGACATCCAAGATCCTCCCTAATTGCCGAACCTTTATGTGTCGGGGAAAAAATGGACAAGTCAATAATCAGCACACTACCAAAGGAAGATTAATGCATACTATATGCAACATAGTAGGAAGGTAGAAGATGACACCTCATCCTTGAATAGAAGCTTAAGAGGCTCAATGAGCTTCAATTTCATGTCCTTGGGAAGCCCACCAACATTATGATGGCTCTTGATTGTGTGGGAGTGTGTCCTTCCACTTCCAGGTGGTGGGCAAGATTCAATCACATCTGGATACAGTGTCCCTTGGACCAAATAAGAAGGTTTCCTCCCTAATTTTTTCTCCAAATCATTTGCAAAAGCATCAAAAATGCTAATGAACTCCTTTccaattattttccttttcttctcaGGATCAACAACACCTTTAAGCTCACTAAGAAATTGATCAGTGGCATCCACACAAGTAACAGGCAAATGAAGATCTCTTTCAAAGGTTTCCATTACACGTTCTCTCTCCTTATATCTgcatgaagaagaaatttCTATTAGGTAAACACGAAATATACAATTGAAGTCTACAACATACACAAAATGTTAACCTCTCCATTTTGCTCGCTCTCTCACCTCAATAAACCATTGTCAACAAAGATACAATGAAGCCTATCACCAATTGCCTTATGAACAAGAGTTGCTGCAACTGTGGAATCGACACCTCCTGATAACGCGCATATGACATGATCTTCAGTCCCTACTGTgcttttaatgacttttatttcttcatcCAATACGTTTTCCATACTCCACCCTGCACTGACTTTAcaaatatcaaataaaaagTATCGAAGTGTCTCCATCCCTTCCGGCGAATGTGTCACCTACACaggattttcaaatttcattgaCTGAAGCAAATTTTAAATGCCAATaacatttcaaattttgatcGACTAACAACATTTTCAAACGCAAGTACAAACAAGAAAGGAAATAGACATTTCATGCATAGAGCAATTCCTCTAACACTTATTTTTCAATCACATTCTAACCCAGAAGGTGGCAAAGTTTCAAACAGAACCAACAACAAtgtatgttgtaaatgaaagTCAAGTCATTTGAAGCAACTTAAAAAACATTGCATCAGAAATCAGAACacatgaacaaaaaataaaagcaaagatAATTAATGAGGTAAGTTATTTTTATGCTACGCCATGACAAACATAGCCATTCCCATCAAGAACCAAATCACTACAACCCAATTCAAAAACATACCTAAACTGAACCATTTGCTTATACAAAATTGAGTACAACCTGTATAACTAATTTCAAAAtctaaaagagaaaaaactcTAAATTTAATTTACCACTAATAAGCAACATCAGACACCAAATTTAATAAAACCCACATCCAGTTATCCAAAAATCAACTAAACCacaacaaaatccaaaaatccaaaccaaacccaattaCCTCCGGGTGGTATTGCAACCCATAGAACCTCCTACTCGGACTTTCAATTGCAGCCACCGATCCCTGCTGGCTCCGCCCCACGACCTGGAAACCATCAGGCAGTTTCGCCACCTCATCGCCATGGCTCATCCAAACCACCTGCTTATCCCCAACTTTCTTGGACCCAAAAAGTCCAGAATTTATCTCCACCTCAATCTCCATCCTCCCATACTCCTGCTTCTCCCCAACCCTAACTTCCCCGCCAAGCCTCTGCACTATCAGCTGAAGCCCATAGCACACACCGAGGACAAAGACTCCATTGGCCTCGGCCCACTCGACGAATCCGGCAGGGAAGCTCGGCGAGTCTGGGGTGTGGACCGAATGGGGCCCGCCGGAGAGGATGACGACCTTAGGGTTAAGGTCGGTGATGGATTTGAGAGAGCTAGTGCCGGAGATGCAGAGGGAGAAGACGGAGAGGGATCGAATTCGGCGGGTGATGAGGTGGGTGTATTGGGAGCCATAATCGAGAATCAGGACGAGCTCCGATTTCACGGCTTTTGGGTCCATGGggttttggtggtggtggcagcGGTCGTgagaggtggctagggtttacGGGGAGGTGAGGGTTTTTGGGGATTGAGTGTGAGTGGCTGTGCTTTACATTGGAGCGTAGGGTTTAAGGAACGcgacaaaaaaaggaaaattagggtttttgcAAGGTTTGGCGGGAAGTGGGTCTTTGAGTACTTTTATCGTCTATcaaattgcttttttttttttttttttttttttgggtgtaaCATTGGGGGCTAAAAGCCCAGCACAACAAAACCTAAACAGCAACAAAACGATGCCTGGACACACCCATGGCATCAGCATACAAAATATCCTTCAGGGAGTCAGGAGCCGTCTCAAAAAGATGAATTTCAGTATCAAAATTGATGCTCCTAGCAGACAAAGCATCAGCAGAAACATCTGCTCACGGTAGATATGATCAAATTGCATTTTTCATCTCTGGTAAACACATATTTTGGAATGTACTAAATTTGCGTATTATATGCGTacgtatagccgcacggctatactgcacaaattggttttcttttttgtaattaagtaatattttagtctttttttataattactttaattagtaattatgttttaattattttttatttagtggataattagtatttaaatattttactaatttcataaattacttaataaatagtaattaactatttttaaattcttttgtggactttgttttttattttttattcaaaattagttcgtttagtttaatattttctattaagtaatatcttagcccttatttaattatattatttattatttatttaatgaataattagtattgaagtattgtaattaattttataaattacttaataaatactaattaattacacatacatatttttcacaaatatgttttttcgaatattttacaataataaatgtattattctcatattttgtttgtattttttcgcattttattaaaaattgaccacaaataacaaaattaaaatacataaatgaattttttatataatagcTGAATTTTTCACCATGTATTTTTAGGAAAATTTTCTAATAATAAACGTACATATTTTATTCGTGTTATACCCGTCTGGtatttttatgtatatatgctTTCCAAACGAAGGCAGAATAATAAAACCTTGAAATCCCTTGGGTATTCTTTTCCCATTGCTTTGGGAATAAAAATTCCcctttgttattttgttgtctttttattcttgtttttttttttttttcttccttcgtTTTTGGTTTGTAAAGCCAGTTTCTGTTTTAGTTTGCGCTTTTTCTTTCCCCTGTGGGTTGGGTATTTTGGGCTTCCATTTTGTTCATCCGCAATTTACCATAAGTTGCCCAAACACCACAGTTTCGTCTTCACCACCCAAGGGAATTTACCACAAGAAAATGACATTATTCTCAATAGAGCAGAAAATGTTACACTTACAATAGAAAAACCATTCAAATTATTCTCAAGGGTGCCTTCCCTACATGCTATATGACATTATAGCAATAGGGTTTAGCAGCAGAGATTTTTAGACGGCGAGGATCTACTGGAGGATCACCATAACCTGCAGATTCATTGATAACTACTTTGATCTGAGTGATATAGACAGCCTTCTCATAACCCTCTTTTGGAAAATGGCCACTTCCCATGGGAGGGCTTAGGTATGTTGGTTGGCTGTAAACCTCTCCTCCCCATGAAAAACAAGACGCCCCTTGTTTTAAGCTGATGAATATTTGGTTTTTGCCAGTAGCCAATGTATTTGTCTTCAAACATGAACCACCAATTCCCTGTTGCCCGATCCTGTATCAAAAGGTAATTATATACACgttaagaaaaaggaaaacaaaaaaagggaacATTTTTTACAATTAAACTAGTACTTAACACACAATGGGTTTTCTAGGCTAAGCGAAATAGATTAAGATTAGAATATGTTACGGTTTGATTAATCTCATCTCAATGTATCAAAAGACAAATTAAAAGACTTACATGATCTGTTCTTTTTACTATTTCTCATTCAGCAATCATCGTTCATGAGATTTGAACTCATGACCTCCTTTAATAAAGTAAAACTGAGATTTGAACTCATATTATTCAACCGTATAAGCGGAAATGGGTAGCTCGAAGCCTGGAGGCACACCGGAGCTAACTTGTATAAATCCTGGACACAGAAGATTGAAGCAACCAGTCTTTTGGTAACCATATCCCGGCATGTATGGTAGGAGGACATTAAATTTGACAAAGAAAAGGTTAAAAGTAAAAAGTTGATATTTGAGAATTACAGACTTACAGTCTAGTAGGCATAAAGTCGGCTGCCACTAGGATTATAAACTTAGATGAACCTGAAAGGTTTGTAAAAGCAAGCAACGAACACAGATGTGAGAAATGACAAATAGTCAATTATCATCTTTGTTAGGTTGTTAAGAAATGATACTACCTAAAACTAATTTGTGTTTTGTCACACTTGTCATAACTTACTAGTTTTTACTAGTCTCTTGTTCAATTAGTTTCAAATTTATTCACCAAATGATGTAATCGTTTCGAAATTCGGGGAGTGGGGGGGACACTAGGGTTCCATATATTGACGCGTCCTCTTTCTCCGTGATTATAGTTTCTAAATTCGAGCACTGCTGACTAATttcatcaagaaaaaaaataaaaaaaataagaaaaaagaaaaagttatggtAGCGTCATTCGTGTGTAGGAGCATGACTTTGTCACAACCATTGATTTTTGTGGAACCAGCTACAATGATTTACTCTACATCATGACCTTCTATTTGAAGCATATTGGAGCTGCGCCAGTATTTTTTGTTGGGGTTTGGTCCTACAGATTCTGTAATTTTTTCCATTACTATTATATCTTCCTTTGTCGTCCTCCTTATTGCCACATATCCTTGTGGACACCGTATGTTCCTAGGCACATATTGTGGCATGCTTGTAAGTTGTAGGTATCAATGTGACCTGAATTGTATGATTCAAAAGCTAGTTGTTTGTAGATATCAATGCAATCTACAATATCGCCATTTTCAGTCTGTTGGtgacaaaagagaaaaacaaagatatgattaattacaaaagcatgcaaaagagaaaaaaaaaaaaattaataataataataataataataataaggtAAACAAAAATCAATGTCCATTCCATTTGTTCAACGCTTGGATTTCTTCTTTGAGATCAATCTTTTACTTTTGAGCAGAAGAAACTATATTCAACTTATTCTCATGACAAAGAAGCTTAAGAGGATCAACATGGTAACCTGTCTACCATTATAGCAATAAGGTTTATCAATGTACATTTTGAGATCATCATCTTCAGGATCAACATAATCTTGTGATCGATCAGTAACGACTTTAATCTGACGGATATAAGCAGACTTCCGATAGCCTTCTTCTGGAAAATGACCACTTCCCATTTGGTGGGCTTAGTTCTGTTACTTTGCTGTAAATCTCTCCTTCCCATGACATAAGAGAAGCTCCATGTGCCAAACTAGTGAATATTTCTCTTGGCCAGTAACCAACGTATGCATCTTCAAATATGAGCCACCAATTCTTTGTATGACGATCCTATATTGTCATGAAAGAGTAAAACACATTAGGTTGAAGGGAAGTGTTTCATTGATATAACATCGATGTTTGGAAGTCGTCTTTCGAGAAAAGTTAAGGACAGTCATCTAGTTACCCACGCCTGCAAGCGACTGTTTCTAGCAAAactcttttatctttttaatcAAAGTACTAGTTGCTTGTTCTAAGACTTTGATATAAAGTAATAAAACTGATCGCATTTTTTATCACACCTCGCACATAATCAGTAATCTATTTCTACCACATTTACTAATGACAATGATCATTATGTCTTTTATACAAATGAGACACACATTATATTGGCAGTAAAATTAGTAGAGGGATGGGCACCTGATGTAAACTGAGCAGCATATCATATTGTTTACCCCTGTAAGTAGAAGTTGGTAGCTTGAGGCCAAGGGGTATATCAGAGCTAACTCGCACAATCCTGGACATAAAATATTGGAACAACCAGTCTTTTGGTAACCATCTGCCTGCAATATACATggtatttcaaaatttataaataaatgaaaagaaaatgcaaagTTGAGACTTGAAATTAAAGACTTACAGTCCAAAAAGTATAAAGTCGGCTGCCATAGGGATATAGATTTAGATTAACCTGAAaggttaaaaataattaatttgcaaTTTTATCATAAAGAGGGGTTTACAGCAGATGCTCCAACCAGCTTGTATAGTGTAATGCGGCTCCCTAGACCAATTTGCAAGAGCCATACTTGAAAGGCTAAATTGAGTTTGTGGAACACTGGGGTTCCAAATATTAATGCGTCCTCTGCCTCCATAAATTGAGTTTCTATACTCTAGCACTGCAGCCTGATGATTTaaggaaagaagtaaaaaaaaaaaccaaaccaattatTTTATGAATCAATCAATTCAATTGTAAAAAGAAAGACTAATTCATTCCAAATATGATATCAACTAGCTATTACTTTAATTGGGatgctattttttttcttcttctaatacaagcgatattaggGAAAGGGGGAACCGAACCTAGGACCTATGCAGgataaatactcttaaccacttgagctactTGGCGCCCCTTGCTAATTGTTATGCTAATTAAGATGATGGTCTTCTTATTTATGAGAAAGTTGAACTTACATGATGGCCCTTTATGTCAATTTTATTGGAGCTGCTCCTGTAAGTTTTTGTAATTGGGTAGTTTAGTCCCAAAGACTTCATATTTTTTGCCATTATTAGATCTACCCTTGTTGCCTTCTCATGGGCACTGATCCTTGTGGGCAATGTAGGTTCTTAGGCACATATTGTGAGTATTTAAACGTTTTCAATTCTTCATTTCCATTCCCTCTTGGCACCTTTGTAGGTTTTATCTGCATTGAACAATTTGAACCAAGATATACAAATGTGAACATACATTACTAAGCTGTATTGTATGAAGAGCTTTGATAGCGTGAGTCGCCTACAAACACGTGAGTGATTTTAACTATTAATTGGTCTGAAGTACACACCAATCAACAATTGTCAATCACTCGCGCGCGTGATACTGAAATAAACATTTAACCTGGATTGTATGATTCTTGAGCAGAGGATGATCGAAAGCAAGTTGTTTGTAGATATCAATGCAATCTACAATATCACCATATCCAGTCTGTTGGTGAGAAAAGTGAAGAAAGCCAAAGACGAGTTCAACAAACTAAAACTGTCTCAACTAGTACTGTTTTGAGCATTTAAAAGAGAGTTTAATTACCCTGAAACTCTTGATTGGAAGTTTATTGATAAGGTTAAGCAGTGTGTCCAGCTCCAAGTCTTCATCCTTTGAACTGCAATATCTCCATTAAAAAGTAAAGCAAATGTTGCCAGCAACATAAATGTCACTGTTGGAGTTTCTAGCAGCCATTCTCATAGAACCAGCTACCTTATgtacttcaaattttttttgcatgatATGACGGTTACTAAGCTCTACCAACCTtaagtaaaataaaagaaactataTTTGACATTGGCTTGGATTAATTAATGGAAAATCTTAAGGATAGGTGCTACGAGTCTCTTTGGTTTGTTGGAGAGGAAGTGATGCGGTGTCTTTGTTTCTGTGTTTATTTTAGTATAATAATTCTCAGAAACTCAATAGGAGTTTGCTATTGTTTGTATTTAGTGTTCGACTTTTCGATGCGGATTTGTCGTTACTGCCGTTGCGCAGTGAATCTATATTGTAGGTCTGAGTACAGGTGCTTCTTGTCTGCCAAATTGGAGTTTTTAGGTTTTTCTGGCATGCGTAATTCTCTCCAGatcaaaccaatttatttttgtgtttggtcACTGGAGATGTTGTACTCATATTTGGCATTGCGGCTACTCTGTACTTTTTTCTGTGTTGT encodes the following:
- the LOC117629322 gene encoding GMP synthase [glutamine-hydrolyzing] encodes the protein MDPKAVKSELVLILDYGSQYTHLITRRIRSLSVFSLCISGTSSLKSITDLNPKVVILSGGPHSVHTPDSPSFPAGFVEWAEANGVFVLGVCYGLQLIVQRLGGEVRVGEKQEYGRMEIEVEINSGLFGSKKVGDKQVVWMSHGDEVAKLPDGFQVVGRSQQGSVAAIESPSRRFYGLQYHPEVTHSPEGMETLRYFLFDICKVSAGWSMENVLDEEIKVIKSTVGTEDHVICALSGGVDSTVAATLVHKAIGDRLHCIFVDNGLLRYKERERVMETFERDLHLPVTCVDATDQFLSELKGVVDPEKKRKIIGKEFISIFDAFANDLEKKLGRKPSYLVQGTLYPDVIESCPPPGSGRTHSHTIKSHHNVGGLPKDMKLKLIEPLKLLFKDEVRQLGRILDVPQGFLKRHPFPGPGLAVRVLGDVTTGNALDVLRQVDEIFIQSIKDAGLYDEIWQAFAVFLPVRSVGVQGDQRTHSHVVALRAVTSQDGMTADWYYFEHKFLDDVSRKICNSVRGVNRVVQDITSKPPSTIEWE